The Ahaetulla prasina isolate Xishuangbanna chromosome 4, ASM2864084v1, whole genome shotgun sequence genome has a window encoding:
- the ACBD4 gene encoding acyl-CoA-binding domain-containing protein 4 isoform X5: MGLNTEEANCQTQFEAAVQVIQGLPRNGSYRPSYEEMLRFYGYYKQATVGQCQIPRPGFWDPIGRYKWDAWKSLGKMTKEEAMAAYIMEMKKAAQKTFWQVINTVPMDKASEDMFVYFEPLYEVIHDMPRPPESFFKKKSVKSDSETASLQNSSLDGLAEICPNPLVYEEWKQAASMDLLGSSHLIHLQISPPEISQNPEAIRERQINVLTQKDMTLQVIRTIQALQQDMKKVMERLNNLESWAALQHHTSMLKPCLPSKEPDAKELPSWPVHLSPHTWFFLLAWPFVVQWLLWYFHRQKR, from the exons ATGGGGTTGAATACAGAAGAAGCGAATTGCCAGACACAGTTTGAAGCAGCTGTCCAGGTCATTCAAGGCTTGCCCAGGAATG GTTCCTATCGCCCTTCATATGAAGAAATGCTACGTTTTTATGGTTACTACAAGCAAGCAACAGTGGGTCAATGCCAGATCCCAAGGCCAGGATTTTGGGATCCTATTGGCAGATATAAATG GGATGCCTGGAAAAGCTTGGGAAAGATGACCAAAGAGGAAGCCATGGCTGCTTATATTATGGAAATGAAGAAGGCAGCCCAGAAG ACTTTCTGGCAGGTCATCAACACTGTGCCGATGGACAAAGCTTCGGAGGATATGTTTGTATACTTTGAGCCCCTCTATGAAGTGATCCATGATATGCCCAGACCGCCTGAATCCTTCTTCAAGAAAAAATCAG TTAAATCAGACTCAGAGACTGCATCTTTGCAAAACAGTTCATTAGATGGACTTGCTGAAATCTGTCCAAATCCACTAGTATATGAAGAATGGAAGCAAGCAG ctTCAATGGATCTTTTGGGTTCATCTCATCTTATACACCTGCAGATCTCACCACCTGAGATCAGCCAAAACCCTGAAGCCATCAGAGAGCGCCAGATAAATGTCTTGACCCAGAAGGACATGACCTTGCAGGTGATAAGGACCATTCAAGCTTTGCAGCAGGATATGAAAAAAGTGATGGAAAGACTCAACAATTTGGAATCATGGGCAGCTTTGCAG CACCATACATCCATGTTGAAACCTTGCCTTCCATCCAAAGAACCTGATGCAAAG GAACTGCCAAGTTGGCCTGTACATCTGTCTCCTCATACCTGGTTTTTCTTGCTGGCTTGGCCTTTTGTTGTCCAGTGGCTACTTTGGTACTTCCATAGACAGAAGCGATGA
- the ACBD4 gene encoding acyl-CoA-binding domain-containing protein 4 isoform X1 → MGLNTEEANCQTQFEAAVQVIQGLPRNGSYRPSYEEMLRFYGYYKQATVGQCQIPRPGFWDPIGRYKWDAWKSLGKMTKEEAMAAYIMEMKKAAQKTFWQVINTVPMDKASEDMFVYFEPLYEVIHDMPRPPESFFKKKSVKSDSETASLQNSSLDGLAEICPNPLVYEEWKQAGPGLANKAIKNSHVTNDSENEVFCDSVEQVEPHQARRLSAKQSFPLSNPPRNQATEKTGSSMDLLGSSHLIHLQISPPEISQNPEAIRERQINVLTQKDMTLQVIRTIQALQQDMKKVMERLNNLESWAALQHHTSMLKPCLPSKEPDAKELPSWPVHLSPHTWFFLLAWPFVVQWLLWYFHRQKR, encoded by the exons ATGGGGTTGAATACAGAAGAAGCGAATTGCCAGACACAGTTTGAAGCAGCTGTCCAGGTCATTCAAGGCTTGCCCAGGAATG GTTCCTATCGCCCTTCATATGAAGAAATGCTACGTTTTTATGGTTACTACAAGCAAGCAACAGTGGGTCAATGCCAGATCCCAAGGCCAGGATTTTGGGATCCTATTGGCAGATATAAATG GGATGCCTGGAAAAGCTTGGGAAAGATGACCAAAGAGGAAGCCATGGCTGCTTATATTATGGAAATGAAGAAGGCAGCCCAGAAG ACTTTCTGGCAGGTCATCAACACTGTGCCGATGGACAAAGCTTCGGAGGATATGTTTGTATACTTTGAGCCCCTCTATGAAGTGATCCATGATATGCCCAGACCGCCTGAATCCTTCTTCAAGAAAAAATCAG TTAAATCAGACTCAGAGACTGCATCTTTGCAAAACAGTTCATTAGATGGACTTGCTGAAATCTGTCCAAATCCACTAGTATATGAAGAATGGAAGCAAGCAG GACCTGGCCTTGCTAACAAAGCTATAAAGAACAGCCATGTGACAAATGATTCCGAGAATGAGGTGTTCTGTGATAGCGTAGAACAGGTGGAACCTCATCAG GCCAGAAGGCTATCAGCCAAACAAAGCTTTCCCTTGAGCAACCCTCCCAGGAATCAAGCTACAGAGAAAACAGGAT ctTCAATGGATCTTTTGGGTTCATCTCATCTTATACACCTGCAGATCTCACCACCTGAGATCAGCCAAAACCCTGAAGCCATCAGAGAGCGCCAGATAAATGTCTTGACCCAGAAGGACATGACCTTGCAGGTGATAAGGACCATTCAAGCTTTGCAGCAGGATATGAAAAAAGTGATGGAAAGACTCAACAATTTGGAATCATGGGCAGCTTTGCAG CACCATACATCCATGTTGAAACCTTGCCTTCCATCCAAAGAACCTGATGCAAAG GAACTGCCAAGTTGGCCTGTACATCTGTCTCCTCATACCTGGTTTTTCTTGCTGGCTTGGCCTTTTGTTGTCCAGTGGCTACTTTGGTACTTCCATAGACAGAAGCGATGA
- the ACBD4 gene encoding acyl-CoA-binding domain-containing protein 4 isoform X4, producing MGLNTEEANCQTQFEAAVQVIQGLPRNGSYRPSYEEMLRFYGYYKQATVGQCQIPRPGFWDPIGRYKWDAWKSLGKMTKEEAMAAYIMEMKKAAQKVINTVPMDKASEDMFVYFEPLYEVIHDMPRPPESFFKKKSGPGLANKAIKNSHVTNDSENEVFCDSVEQVEPHQARRLSAKQSFPLSNPPRNQATEKTGSSMDLLGSSHLIHLQISPPEISQNPEAIRERQINVLTQKDMTLQVIRTIQALQQDMKKVMERLNNLESWAALQHHTSMLKPCLPSKEPDAKELPSWPVHLSPHTWFFLLAWPFVVQWLLWYFHRQKR from the exons ATGGGGTTGAATACAGAAGAAGCGAATTGCCAGACACAGTTTGAAGCAGCTGTCCAGGTCATTCAAGGCTTGCCCAGGAATG GTTCCTATCGCCCTTCATATGAAGAAATGCTACGTTTTTATGGTTACTACAAGCAAGCAACAGTGGGTCAATGCCAGATCCCAAGGCCAGGATTTTGGGATCCTATTGGCAGATATAAATG GGATGCCTGGAAAAGCTTGGGAAAGATGACCAAAGAGGAAGCCATGGCTGCTTATATTATGGAAATGAAGAAGGCAGCCCAGAAG GTCATCAACACTGTGCCGATGGACAAAGCTTCGGAGGATATGTTTGTATACTTTGAGCCCCTCTATGAAGTGATCCATGATATGCCCAGACCGCCTGAATCCTTCTTCAAGAAAAAATCAG GACCTGGCCTTGCTAACAAAGCTATAAAGAACAGCCATGTGACAAATGATTCCGAGAATGAGGTGTTCTGTGATAGCGTAGAACAGGTGGAACCTCATCAG GCCAGAAGGCTATCAGCCAAACAAAGCTTTCCCTTGAGCAACCCTCCCAGGAATCAAGCTACAGAGAAAACAGGAT ctTCAATGGATCTTTTGGGTTCATCTCATCTTATACACCTGCAGATCTCACCACCTGAGATCAGCCAAAACCCTGAAGCCATCAGAGAGCGCCAGATAAATGTCTTGACCCAGAAGGACATGACCTTGCAGGTGATAAGGACCATTCAAGCTTTGCAGCAGGATATGAAAAAAGTGATGGAAAGACTCAACAATTTGGAATCATGGGCAGCTTTGCAG CACCATACATCCATGTTGAAACCTTGCCTTCCATCCAAAGAACCTGATGCAAAG GAACTGCCAAGTTGGCCTGTACATCTGTCTCCTCATACCTGGTTTTTCTTGCTGGCTTGGCCTTTTGTTGTCCAGTGGCTACTTTGGTACTTCCATAGACAGAAGCGATGA
- the ACBD4 gene encoding acyl-CoA-binding domain-containing protein 4 isoform X2 codes for MGLNTEEANCQTQFEAAVQVIQGLPRNGSYRPSYEEMLRFYGYYKQATVGQCQIPRPGFWDPIGRYKWDAWKSLGKMTKEEAMAAYIMEMKKAAQKVINTVPMDKASEDMFVYFEPLYEVIHDMPRPPESFFKKKSVKSDSETASLQNSSLDGLAEICPNPLVYEEWKQAGPGLANKAIKNSHVTNDSENEVFCDSVEQVEPHQARRLSAKQSFPLSNPPRNQATEKTGSSMDLLGSSHLIHLQISPPEISQNPEAIRERQINVLTQKDMTLQVIRTIQALQQDMKKVMERLNNLESWAALQHHTSMLKPCLPSKEPDAKELPSWPVHLSPHTWFFLLAWPFVVQWLLWYFHRQKR; via the exons ATGGGGTTGAATACAGAAGAAGCGAATTGCCAGACACAGTTTGAAGCAGCTGTCCAGGTCATTCAAGGCTTGCCCAGGAATG GTTCCTATCGCCCTTCATATGAAGAAATGCTACGTTTTTATGGTTACTACAAGCAAGCAACAGTGGGTCAATGCCAGATCCCAAGGCCAGGATTTTGGGATCCTATTGGCAGATATAAATG GGATGCCTGGAAAAGCTTGGGAAAGATGACCAAAGAGGAAGCCATGGCTGCTTATATTATGGAAATGAAGAAGGCAGCCCAGAAG GTCATCAACACTGTGCCGATGGACAAAGCTTCGGAGGATATGTTTGTATACTTTGAGCCCCTCTATGAAGTGATCCATGATATGCCCAGACCGCCTGAATCCTTCTTCAAGAAAAAATCAG TTAAATCAGACTCAGAGACTGCATCTTTGCAAAACAGTTCATTAGATGGACTTGCTGAAATCTGTCCAAATCCACTAGTATATGAAGAATGGAAGCAAGCAG GACCTGGCCTTGCTAACAAAGCTATAAAGAACAGCCATGTGACAAATGATTCCGAGAATGAGGTGTTCTGTGATAGCGTAGAACAGGTGGAACCTCATCAG GCCAGAAGGCTATCAGCCAAACAAAGCTTTCCCTTGAGCAACCCTCCCAGGAATCAAGCTACAGAGAAAACAGGAT ctTCAATGGATCTTTTGGGTTCATCTCATCTTATACACCTGCAGATCTCACCACCTGAGATCAGCCAAAACCCTGAAGCCATCAGAGAGCGCCAGATAAATGTCTTGACCCAGAAGGACATGACCTTGCAGGTGATAAGGACCATTCAAGCTTTGCAGCAGGATATGAAAAAAGTGATGGAAAGACTCAACAATTTGGAATCATGGGCAGCTTTGCAG CACCATACATCCATGTTGAAACCTTGCCTTCCATCCAAAGAACCTGATGCAAAG GAACTGCCAAGTTGGCCTGTACATCTGTCTCCTCATACCTGGTTTTTCTTGCTGGCTTGGCCTTTTGTTGTCCAGTGGCTACTTTGGTACTTCCATAGACAGAAGCGATGA
- the ACBD4 gene encoding acyl-CoA-binding domain-containing protein 4 isoform X3, with protein sequence MGLNTEEANCQTQFEAAVQVIQGLPRNGSYRPSYEEMLRFYGYYKQATVGQCQIPRPGFWDPIGRYKWDAWKSLGKMTKEEAMAAYIMEMKKAAQKTFWQVINTVPMDKASEDMFVYFEPLYEVIHDMPRPPESFFKKKSGPGLANKAIKNSHVTNDSENEVFCDSVEQVEPHQARRLSAKQSFPLSNPPRNQATEKTGSSMDLLGSSHLIHLQISPPEISQNPEAIRERQINVLTQKDMTLQVIRTIQALQQDMKKVMERLNNLESWAALQHHTSMLKPCLPSKEPDAKELPSWPVHLSPHTWFFLLAWPFVVQWLLWYFHRQKR encoded by the exons ATGGGGTTGAATACAGAAGAAGCGAATTGCCAGACACAGTTTGAAGCAGCTGTCCAGGTCATTCAAGGCTTGCCCAGGAATG GTTCCTATCGCCCTTCATATGAAGAAATGCTACGTTTTTATGGTTACTACAAGCAAGCAACAGTGGGTCAATGCCAGATCCCAAGGCCAGGATTTTGGGATCCTATTGGCAGATATAAATG GGATGCCTGGAAAAGCTTGGGAAAGATGACCAAAGAGGAAGCCATGGCTGCTTATATTATGGAAATGAAGAAGGCAGCCCAGAAG ACTTTCTGGCAGGTCATCAACACTGTGCCGATGGACAAAGCTTCGGAGGATATGTTTGTATACTTTGAGCCCCTCTATGAAGTGATCCATGATATGCCCAGACCGCCTGAATCCTTCTTCAAGAAAAAATCAG GACCTGGCCTTGCTAACAAAGCTATAAAGAACAGCCATGTGACAAATGATTCCGAGAATGAGGTGTTCTGTGATAGCGTAGAACAGGTGGAACCTCATCAG GCCAGAAGGCTATCAGCCAAACAAAGCTTTCCCTTGAGCAACCCTCCCAGGAATCAAGCTACAGAGAAAACAGGAT ctTCAATGGATCTTTTGGGTTCATCTCATCTTATACACCTGCAGATCTCACCACCTGAGATCAGCCAAAACCCTGAAGCCATCAGAGAGCGCCAGATAAATGTCTTGACCCAGAAGGACATGACCTTGCAGGTGATAAGGACCATTCAAGCTTTGCAGCAGGATATGAAAAAAGTGATGGAAAGACTCAACAATTTGGAATCATGGGCAGCTTTGCAG CACCATACATCCATGTTGAAACCTTGCCTTCCATCCAAAGAACCTGATGCAAAG GAACTGCCAAGTTGGCCTGTACATCTGTCTCCTCATACCTGGTTTTTCTTGCTGGCTTGGCCTTTTGTTGTCCAGTGGCTACTTTGGTACTTCCATAGACAGAAGCGATGA
- the HEXIM1 gene encoding protein HEXIM1: MADAAFSANLRQQPNGKTPFPPPCRGAGGGDSGGGGPFVGSPTTNQELLQGREVIDKWQLSEVAKQQDGRPVSADVAFPDTELTVPVVGGSQSLVPPGINQIEDQTFGAAADTQDAGDGEQSDLQEQEYCGTFDQSCRSQSGGEEEKQLGKKKHRRRPSKKKKHWKPYYKLSWEEKKKFDEKQSQRASRMRAEMFAKGQPVAPYNTTQFLMEDHDQEEPDLKTSLCPKRSATKSDETSEEDFVEEEDGGSDGMGGDGTEFLQKDFSETYERYHVESLQNMSKQELIKEYLELEKCLSKMEEENNRLQMENKKFAGDFTEDPRVSQLEEELDRLRAENQKLLKEKELGREQENNFSKLGE, translated from the coding sequence ATGGCTGATGCTGCCTTCTCTGCCAATCTGAGGCAACAGCCTAATGGCAAAACACCTTTCCCTCCTCCCTGCAGGGGTGCAGGTGGAGGAGACTCTGGCGGAGGGGGACCTTTTGTTGGATCTCCAACCACTAACCAGGAACTGCTCCAAGGAAGAGAGGTTATCGATAAGTGGCAACTCAGTGAGGTGGCTAAGCAGCAGGATGGCAGGCCAGTCAGTGCTGATGTTGCCTTCCCTGATACAGAACTCACAGTTCCTGTGGTTGGAGGAAGccaaagtctggttcccccaggAATTAATCAGATTGAGGACCAGACATTTGGTGCAGCTGCAGATACCCAAGATGCAGGAGATGGAGAGCAATCAGACCTACAGGAGCAGGAATACTGTGGGACTTTTGACCAGAGTTGCAGATCCCAGTCtggtggagaagaagaaaaacagctgGGCAAAAAGAAACATAGGAGGCGCCcttcaaagaagaagaaacattggAAGCCTTATTACAAACTCAgctgggaagagaagaagaagtttGATGAGAAGCAGAGTCAACGGGCTTCCAGGATGCGGGCAGAGATGTTTGCTAAAGGACAGCCTGTTGCACCATACAACACCACACAGTTTTTAATGGAGGATCATGATCAAGAAGAACCAGATTTGAAGACAAGCCTTTGCCCCAAAAGATCTGCCACCAAGTCAGATGAAACCAGTGAAGAAGACTTTGTGGAAGAGGAGGATGGGGGTAGTGATGGGATGGGAGGGGATGGTACTGAATTCCTTCAGAAAGATTTTTCAGAGACATACGAGAGATATCATGTAGAGAGTCTACAGAATATGAGCAAACAGGAATTGATCAAGGAATATTTGGAGTTGGAGAAATGTCTTTccaagatggaggaggagaacaacCGCTTACAGATGGAGAACAAGAAATTTGCAGGGGACTTCACAGAGGACCCCAGGGTAAGTCAGTTAGAAGAGGAACTGGATAGGTTGAGAGCTGAGAACCAGAAACTCTTGAAAGAAAAGGAACTTGGCAGAGAACAAGAGAACAATTTCTCTAAACTGGGAGAATGA